CGACGTCAGCGAACTCGGCGCCGCGCTTGCGCGCCAGCTCGGCGAACTCGGGTGCACGCTCGCGAGCGACGTGAGCGAACTCGCGGCCGCGTTCCGCACCGATCTGCAGGCCGTGACCGACCTTCTCGGCGAGTGGGCTGTCGGCGAGCGCTCCACCGGTCGCCGCACCGACGGGCAACGCGGCGCTGACGGCGTCGGAGACCTTGTGGGCGGCGCGGCGGCCGCGCCATCCGAGTGAGGGTTTGCCCTCGGTGTCGACTGCGGCGATGATCAGCCCGCCGATGAGGCTGATGTCGGTGAGGAAGGCGCGACGCTCGTCGGCCTTGCGCTGGGGATCCGTCTCATTCCAGAAGGTGTGTCCGCCAAGGCTTCCCGGCACCACGCTGGCCGCAAGCGCGGCCGATGCCAGCCGGGGCAACTTGCCGCTGGCGAGCAGTAGGCCACCGCCGATCTGAACCGCGGCGTTGACCCGGGCGACGGTCTCGGCGTTCGACGGGACATTGGTACCGACAGGGTCGGGCAGCTTGCTCAGCCCCTCGAGCGTGGGACGGGCCGCATCGGCGGCGGGCTTGGGGCTACGCAGGGCATCGACGCCGCGGGCGATGAAAGCCGCAGAAAGCATGGGACGGGCAACACGTCGGATCAACATGGCCACCGTGTTCCCCGGGCAGGGTCGTCACAAACGTCAATAGGTGGCGTTCCGCAGGTCCCTGTCCCGCAGAGGCAGCGCGTACCAGAACACGATCAGCGCCACCAGTGTGCAACCACCGGCGATCCAGGCGCCGGTTCTGCCGACCACGCTGTCGAAGATCACCACAGCGACTCCGGACAGCGCTATGCCCAGCAGCATGATGCCGACTTCGGCGTATCTATGGGAGACCGCGACCAACGTCTCGAGTCGGTGCCGACGGAAGAGCACGCGATGCATGCTGACGGGCGCGACCAGCAGCACTGTCGCGCCGAGCGAACAACCGACCGTCACCAAATAGACGATGCGCATCACGACATCCAGGTCGGCGAAGCGCGGCTGAAACGGCAGGATGAGCAGGAACCCGGTGAGCAACTGAACGCCGGTCTGGGCCACTCGCAATTCCTGCAACAGACTCGACCAGTTGCGATCCAGCCGTTCGGCTTCCGTTTCGTCGCGCTCCCCACGCCCCTCGTCGGTGCCGGGATGTTCGCTGGTCACGACTGCATTGTCCCACCGCAACCCGGGATCTACGACCGGTTGGCACCATGCCACGGGGTGACAACCACCGGTCGGTGCGCACCACGAACTCATCGGCGTAGCGTCGGCGTCGTGGCCCTCGTCGCTGGCATCGACTCATCCACCCAGTCCTGCAAGGTCGTCATCTGCGACGCCGACAGCGGTGCGGTCGTCCGCTCGGCCAGCTCGCCGCACCCGGACGGCACCGAAGTCGATCCGCGGTGGTGGTGGTCGGCTCTGCAGGAGACGATCACGGCCGCGGGAGGCCTCGATGACGTGTCGGCGGTCTCGGTCGGTGCCCAGCAGCACGGCATGGTGTGTCTCGACGGTGCGGGCGCCGTCGTACGAAATGCCCTGCTGTGGAACGACACCCGATCGAGTGCCGCCGCCGACGAGCTGGTGGCCGAGCTGGGCGCTCAAGAGTGGGCAAAGCGCATCGGCGTGGTCCCCGTCGCCGCGATCACCGTGGCCAAACTGCGTTGGCTCGCCGATCACGAACCCGCGCATGCCGATGCGACGGCCGCGGTGTGCTTGCCGCACGACTGGCTGACCTGGCGGCTGAGCGGTTCGACTGACATCGCCGATCTGCGCACCGATCGAAGCGACGCGAGCGGAACCGGCTACTACTCATCGGAGGCCGGCACCTATCAGCTCGACCTGCTCGAAACGGCGATGCGAGGTCGACGACCCCACGTCCCGACGGTGCTCGGCCCTGCCCAGGAGGCGGGGCGGACGTCGACCGGCGCGGTGCTCGGGCCCGGTGCCGGGGACAACGCGGGGGCGGCCCTTGGACTGGGCGCCGAGCCCGGTGATTGCGTGGTCTCACTGGGCACGTCGGGTGTCGTGAGCGCGGTGGGTGACGTGGCGCCGCACGATCCCGACGGGATCGTGGCGGGCTTCGCCGATGCAACCGGGCGCCAGTTGCCGCTTGTCTGCACGCTCAACGGCGCCCCGGTACTTGCCGCGGTAGCCACCATGCTCGGCGTGGACTTCGACGAGTTGGACCGGTTGGCGATGTCGGCGGAGCCCGGTGCCGGTGGGTTGACGCTGGTGCCGTATTTCGAGGGTGAACGGTCACCGAACCTGCCGTCGGCCGCGGGGGCGATGCACGGGATGACCACCCGAAACCTCAACGCCGCCAATATTGCCCGCGCCGCCGTGGAAGGCCTGCTCAGCTCGATGGCCTACTGCATCGACAGAATCACCGAACACGGCGTCGACGTCAATCGCATCATCCTGGTAGGCGGGGGAGCGCGGTCGGGGGCGGTGCGTCACATCGCGTCCGCACTGTTGGGGGCACCTGTACATGTGCCCACACCCGCGGAGTACGTCGCGCTGGGCGCCGCTCGCCAGGCGGCATGGACACTCGCGCAAGACGACTCGCCGCCGGCATGGTCGTTGGGGATCACGAAAACCTACACGGCAGCCCCGACACCGCACGTCCTCGATCAGTACCGCGCCGCGCAACCGTTGACGCTTGGGCAGTGAACTACACGTGGGAACAGCTGGCGGACAACGTGGTCCGATGTCGCCTGCCGTTCCTTGACGTGACGGTCGGGGTGATCTGGGGACGGCTGGGCGCCGCGCTGATCGACTCCGGATCCACCTTGACCGAAGCTCGGGCGATCCGCGCCGATGTCGAGCAGATGACGGGCCGCGAGGTGAGCCACGTCGTGTTGACTCACCACCATTTCGACCATGTCCTGGGATCTTCGGCCTTCGACGGTGCCGCCGTGTATTGCGCGCCCGCGGCCGCGACGAGCATGACCGACCACTCGGAGCGCTTGCGCTCAGAGGCCCTGCAGTACGGCGCGAAACCGCGCGAGGTCGACGAGGCTGTCGGTGCGTTGCGGCGACCACAGCACGAGGTGGAATCGGACGTCATCGATCTCGGCGACCGTGTGCTTTCCATCAGTCATCTGGGCCGCGGCCACACCGACCACGACCTGGTCGCGGTCGTCGAGGGCGCCGAACGCCGCGTTGTCTTCTGCGGCGATCTCATCGAAGAGTCCGACGATCCTGCGATCGACGGTGGCTCCGATACCGCGGCATGGCCGGGCACTCTAGAACGACTGCTCGAAGCCGGCGGCCAGCACGCCGTCTACATACCCGGTCACGGCGCGACGGTGGATGCCGGTTTCGTGCGCTGCCAACAGCGGTGGCTCGCGAACCGTGTGACGAAGTCAGATCCGAGACTGTGATGTAGGTCATTGCTTGACCAGCCCTAATTAGGTGACCCTTACCGTTCGTCTTGCTTACGAATGGCTGGAGGTGCCATGAGGGCCGACCTCGAATTCGCGTATGACCTGACGCTCGACGAGGCGCGACGCCGCGCCACAGTCCTCGAGGCGATCGGTGACGAGTGGGATCCCGTAGCTGTCATGACCGAGGAACAGCGGGCGGAAGAAATGTTGTATTCCGATCTCGACGACGAACAGCAACGGATCTACGACGATCTTGTTCGCGCTGGCGTCCTGCCTGATCGGAAAGTGATCCATGCTGCCGATTGATCCCACCGCCGACCGGTCACGACGTGCCTGGCTGCCCTGCCCGTGTTGCGACCACGCCACCACATGCGTGGAGTGCCATAAGCGCAAGAATTGCGCCGTCCATTGGCAGTACCTGCTGAGCAATAAGGGCACGGTGGTCCACCTGCAGTGCTCTGACTGCGGCTACCTGTGGTCGACCGATACGCGGAATCGAGCGCGGCGACGTCGCGCGGCCTGACCGCTAGCCGCCCGCTTCGGGGCGAGGCCAGCGCGGCCGAGGCAGCGCCTGTCCCGGCGGTGGCCGCATCCGGTCCAGCACGGCTCGCAGCGGTGGCCAATCGGCGCGGCCACGGCGTGTCACCGCGTACGCGGTCAGCACTGCTTCGGGCGTAGGCAGCGGCAGCACCTTCACACCTCGACTGGTCGGTCGCCCCATGGGCAACAGACCGACCCCGAACCCCGCCACGATCAGGTCTTCGACAAGGTCCAAGCTGTCGATCTCGTGCGCGATGCGCGGCGCGAAACCGGCGAGCGACGCCAAGGTGCGAACAGCGGTCTCGTCAGCTGTGTTGCGGGAGTTGACAATCCACGTCTGGTCCGCGAAGGCCGCGATATCCGCGGGTCCGTCGGGATACGTCGAGGGGACAGCCAGCCCCCACGTGATCGACCAGAGCGCCTCGGTCTGAAGCACCTGGTTTGGCGAGGCAGGAGCCAGGTTGTAGTCGTAGGTGAGTGCCAGATCCAGATCGTCGTCGGTCAGCAATGCGAAGGCTTCGATGGGTTCGTACTCGCTGATCACCAAGTTCACGTCCGGGTACTGTGCGGCGAGGTCGGCCACGATCGGCAGCAGCGACACCCGGATGCCGGTGGCAAATCCGCCCACGCGCACCGTGCCCGACGGCTCGGCGTCGGGATCGAGATCCAGTCGGGCGCTGTCGATCGCTGCGAGGATCGTGACGGCGTGGTCAGCCAGTCGCAGCCCGGCGGGAGTCAGCCGCACCCGACGGCCGTCGGGCTCGATCAGCTGTGCTCCCGTCTCCCTGGCGAGCGCGGCGATCTGCTGCGACACCGTCGATGTCGTCAGGTGGTGCGCATCGGCCACCGCCCGCATCGAGCCCAGACGGGAGAGCGACAGGAGGAGTTGGAGCCGCCGGGTGTCCACCGCACGATTGTTCACGATTCGTGAACAATCGTGACCATTTAGGCCTGGTTGCGGGGAGGCCGCCGTCGGTAGGGAAGTGGTCCGGAAAAGAAAGCGCGGCACGCGAGCGACGGGGGGACCGCTCGCGTGCCGCCTCACTGAGTGGTTCAGCTGCGACCATCTCCGCGGCTGCGACCGCCGCCCTGCAAGCCATCGGGGGCGTGACTCTTCGGGGTACTGGTCACAGCACTCTGAAAGTAAGCCAGGCCGATAAGAAGAACCTGTCGACCGGCTAGGAAGTTCCTGTGTACAGGCCTGCGTCGAGATTCTGAGATGCCGCCGTGACGGTTCGTCGGTCAGGAGCCGATACTATCTGGATCCCAACAATACTGCAGTGCAACGCAATTGACTTCGACTTGACTCCCGCTGAGTTCAAACTCCTTGAAACCAGCCCGCGTACAACGTCGCGGCGAAGGTCATACAGAGCGCCAATGCCACACACAGGTCACGCCAATGTCCATGAGGCAACGTACACGCATCAGCACGGTCTGGAAGTAGTAGCGGCTATACGGAGGTTCGGTGGCGAGTGTTGAGCAAGCGGATCCTCCGGATTGCCGAAGATCTTTGAGCCGCATTCCACCCGTGCCCTAGATGGCGCGATGCTGCGCGTGGAGATCGTTCTCAGAAGTAGCATCCCAACGAAGTCGTACGCGATCGTAATGTTCTGTTCAGCAACACTATTCATGACCCACCGCTCTGCCCACGCTCACGCAGGAGGCGCCCATAGGAAACTAGTGCAACATCCGAGTACCAAGAAATATTGATCACTGTCGACGATGACTTGGGCGATTGCTCCTGTCGTCGAGGCAAATTCACATGGGAGTGTCAAATGTCGACAAATAGTTCTCCGGCGCGCCGCATCATCGGACGGGTGGCAGCCGTGGCCGCAGCGACCGGCGTGCTCGCCGGCTTCGGAATGGCAACTGCGACTGCGCAACCGCCGCCGTGCCCCCCAGGGGCCCCATGCGTCGGCGGCCCAGGTCCGGGCGGCCCAGGTCCGGGCGGCTTCGGTCCCGGCGGTCCCGGGCTTGGCGCTCCGGGTTTGCCACCGCCGGGACCTGGTATGGGGCCGATCGGACCAGGCCCGGGCCTGCCGCCGCCGCCGCCTCAGCCGTGTCCACCCTTTGTTCCGTGCCCACCGAGATGACAGGAAGTCAGAGCTTTTCGAACCCGCACTGATCCTGGATCACCTTGCCATGCAGTCCGTCGCGCGGATGTCGCGCGACGGACTGTTTGCGTCAGCGCATGCAAGATCCCGGCCCCAACAGGACACAGCTAGCACCTAGGGTATCCATCGAGAAGTCCAATACTTCGCTCCTAGCATTCGGGTTGGCAAACCACGCCGCACGAAAAGGGAGCTGAGGGAATGAATTTCAAACGAACCGTCGGGGCGTCGATACTGGCTGGAGGCGTCGCCATCGCTGGAGTGCTGGGTGTCGGACTCGGCTCCGCGACCGCGCAACCCGCTGGCTGCGGGGCACCGAACTCACCGGCCTGTGGGCCCAATCAACCTGGAAGGCCCAGCCAACCCGGAGGGCCCAATTGGCAGGCGCGGGGCATCGACCAGGGTCGTCAGGATCACCAGCCATTCAACTGGAATGGCCAGCAGGTGACACCGATCCCGGCCGGGAACGGTCAGGGATGGTGCTTTTGGGCTCTCGGACAATGGATTCCGCTGTGACAGTGCTGGGCTGAGCACAGCACACAACTCGTGTTATGCGAAACGGCCACGGCTACTGGAACAGAGTTCCGGTAGCCGTGGCCATTTCATTCGCACGCTTTCTACGGTCGCAGTTCAGGCGTGCGTGCGCTGGTCTACCGGACGACCTTCGGTCTCGGTAACAGTTCCGGCGATTATTCACGATTCGCGAACGGTATGTCCATGAAAATCACGTGGACGTGAACGGTTCCGGTCCCGTTCAATGCATGTGTGACCACAAACCAGGCGCGCACCGGGGCCTTCATGGCGTTGGGTTCGATGCTCTGCGTCCAGTTGGGTCTTGCGATCGCGGTGACGCTGATCGACGACATCGGAGTCGAAGGCGCGGCGTGGCTGCGGCTGGCGTGGGCCGGCATCCTGCTGCTGCTCATTGTGCGGCCGAAGCGTTCGGCGTTCACCCGGTCGAGCTTTCTGATGTGCGTCGTGCTCGGCGTGGTCACTGCGGCCATCACGCTGCTGTTCATGGCGGCCCTGGACCGGATTCCGCTGGGCACGGCCAGCGCCATCGAGTTCCTCGGCCCGCTGTGCGTCGCGGTGGCTCATGGCAAGGGCAGGCACCGCTTCGTGTGGCCGGGCCTCGCCGCGGTCGGCGTGGTGTTGCTGACCCAGCCCTGGGCGGGCGTCATTGACCCCGTCGGTGTCCTGTTCGCGCTCAGCGCGGCGGTGTGCTGGGCCACCTACATCCTGCTGACCCAGCGCGTCGGCGATCAGGTCGCGGGCATCAGCGGACTCGCGGTGTCGATGCCCGTCGCCGGCCTGGTGGCCACCGCGACGGTCGGACCCGCGGTGTTCGAGCGGATGACGCTCGAAATCCTCCTGATCGGCATCGGTCTCGCGATCCTGCTGCCGGTGGTGCCGTTCGCGCTGGAACTGTTGGCGCTACGCCGCTTGACGACGGCCGCGTTCGGCACGCTGATGGCGCTCGAGCCCGCGTTCGCGATGATCGTCGGCCTCATCGTGCTGCATCAGATGCCCGGTATCGCGGGGGCGGTCGGGATCACCGTCGTGGTGGCGGCCGGGATCGGCGCCGCCCGTAGTGGGGCGCGCACGCCGTCGCCCGTGCCCGCCGAGGTGAACTCCTAGCTACGCTCGTCGTATGGCAAGCGGATTTTACGGTTCACCGATCGTCGGCCTCATGAACAAGATGTTCGTCGCGCTCATCGATGCGCCCCTCGTCGGACCGGTGGTGCGGCGCGGCATGATCAACATCCGCTATGTCGGACGACGTTCCGGCAAGACCATCGAGACCCCGATCGGCTACCGGCGCACCGACGACGGAATCGTCATCAACGTGATGTCACCGGACAACAAGACGTGGTGGCGCAACTTCCTCGGCGACGGCGGCCCCATCACCCTGCTGAAGTTCGACGGCAATGACCGTACCGGTCACGCCGTCGCCAGCCGCGACGCCAACGGGCGCGTGTCGGTCGCCGTCAAGCTCTAGTCAGCCCTCGAACCTCTTGCGTCGCAGCAGTGTTCCTGCTGCCAGCAGAATGAGGCTGATCACCAGGATCGCGGTCGCGAGCACGTTGATCTGAGGCGGCACCGCGGCCTTGACTGCCGCGTTCACATACAACGGATACGTCACCGTGGATCCGCTGACGAAATACGTGATGATGAAGTCGTCCAGCGACAGCGCGAACGACAACATCGCCGCGGCAACGATGCCCGGAATGATCAGCGGCAACGTCACTTTGAAGAACGTACGCAAGGGGCTGGCGCCGAGATCCATCGAGGCATCCTCCAGGGTCCAATCAAAGCCACGGACCCGCGCCCGCACGGTCATCGCGATGAAGCTGACCTCGAAGGCGATGTGTGCAATAAGGATCGTCGTGTATCCCGCGGCCCAACCGAAGTCGAGGAACAGCGTCAGCAGCGCGGCACCCATCACGACTTCCGGAGCGGTCAGCGGAAGGATCAGGAAGGTGTCGACGGCCTTCTGCCCCCGCCACCGTTGCCGAACCAGCGCGATCGCCACCAAGGTTCCGAGCACCAACGCGACCGCGGTCGAAATGGCCGCGACCTCGAGACTCAAAATCAGCGCTTCGGTCAGCGGTGGAAACTTGAACGGGTCGGCCCAGTTTTCCAGCGTGAAACCCTGCCAGGTGTAGTTGAACTTGCCTGCGGGTTTGTTGAACGAGAACAGGATGATCACGAAGATCGGCAGGAACAAGTAGAGCAGCACCAAGCCGGCGACCACCCGCAGCAGGAGATCGCCCCACCGCGGATTGCCCTTGACGGTCTTCGCCGGTTTCGGGCTGGTGGCCGACTGGATGGCGGCAACGGTCATCGAAGCCTCCTTGCACTGAACGCACCGGACTTCGGTGCGGTAAGGGAACCGGTGACTAGGTGCGCTGGTGTGCAACGTCGGGGGCTGTCGGTGTCGGTGGTTATGGTGCGGCTATGTCGCGGTTCCGATTGGTGCCGACTCCGGAGCAGGAGCAGGAGCTGTTGGCTCATTGCCGGGATGCGCGGTACGTCTGGAATTTGGCGGTGGAGCAGCAGCGGCATTGGCAGCCGGGGCGCAAGGCTCCCGGCTATCTGGAACAGGCTGCGCAGTTGACCGAGGCACGGGCCGAGTATTCGTGGCTTCGTGCTGGGAGTCAGACGGCGCAGCAGCAGGCGCTGCGAGATTTCACACAAGCGATGAAGTACTTCTTTAACGGCACGCATCGTCGCCCGACATGGCGTAAAGCCGGTGTGCACGAGGGGTTTCGACAGGTCGGCTTGAGACCGCATCACGTCGAGAAGCTGAACCGTCGTTTCGGTCGGGTCTGGATTCCCAAGGTGGGGTGGGTGCGGTTTCGGCTGTCGCGCCCGGTGCCAGTCGGTGTCAAGTCCTACCGGGTAACGCGAGATCGGGCCGGCCGCTGGCATATCGCGTTCGCACACATTCCAGACCCGGTCGCCGGGCCGCGCGACGGGAGTGTGGTCGGAATTGACCGCGGCGTTGCTGTGTCGGCCGCCCTGTCCACCGGCGAACTGCTGCGTGCCCCGAATCTGACGTCGGGCGAAGCGAAGCGGTTGAAGGTATTGCAGCGGCGGCTCGCCCGGGCCAAGCCATGCTCCAACCGTCGCGGAAAGACGAAACGGGCGATCGCCAAGCTGAGAGCCCGTGAGAGGGACCGACGTAAGGACTGGGTCGAGAAAACGACGACTGACCTCGCGCGGTGCTTCGACGTGATCAGAATCGAAGCCCTTGACGTGCGGGCGATGACGCGCTCCGCGCGCGGCACCGTCGAACAACCTGGCGCGCGAGTCGCCCAAAAGCGTGGACTTAACCGCGCGATCAGCCAAAACGGTTGGGGGCTCCTCGCCACACGTTTGCAGCACAAGGCTTTTGGCCGGGTCGAGCAGATCCTGGCCGCATACACGTCGCAACGCTGTTCCGAATGCGGGCACGTCGCACCCGAGAACCGCAAGAGCCAAGCGGTCTTCGAGTGCCAAGCCTGCAACGCTGGACAGTGCAACGCCGACGTCAATGCTGCACGCAACATCGCCGCCGGACGGGCGGTGACAGCACGGGGAGACCTCGCCAGAAGGCGGTCTGCGAACCGTGAACCTCAACTCGCTACTCCTGCCGCATAGGTGGATGGGATGGGGTTGAAATTCCCGGACATCAGTCCGAGGAGGGCGTCAAACCAGATCCTCCGTACCCATCGCCCGCGTGTACATCAGCACTCCACCCAGAATGATGAGCATCAACACCAGGCTCAGCGCCGCCGCGGCCGGGTAGTCCTTGACGACCAGGAACTGCTTCTGGATAACGTTGCCGATCATCGTGGTCTGTGTACTCCCCAGGTAGTCGGCGTTGATGAAGTCGCC
The sequence above is drawn from the Mycobacterium gallinarum genome and encodes:
- a CDS encoding DoxX family protein — encoded protein: MLIRRVARPMLSAAFIARGVDALRSPKPAADAARPTLEGLSKLPDPVGTNVPSNAETVARVNAAVQIGGGLLLASGKLPRLASAALAASVVPGSLGGHTFWNETDPQRKADERRAFLTDISLIGGLIIAAVDTEGKPSLGWRGRRAAHKVSDAVSAALPVGAATGGALADSPLAEKVGHGLQIGAERGREFAHVARERAPEFAELARKRGAEFADVARERAPEFAELARRRSAEIADVARERGPEFADLARRRSAEIADVARDRGWELAEVARDRAPELAETARDRATGLADTARKQGRKQVKQARKQIKQERKRLNS
- a CDS encoding DUF6328 family protein, with translation MTSEHPGTDEGRGERDETEAERLDRNWSSLLQELRVAQTGVQLLTGFLLILPFQPRFADLDVVMRIVYLVTVGCSLGATVLLVAPVSMHRVLFRRHRLETLVAVSHRYAEVGIMLLGIALSGVAVVIFDSVVGRTGAWIAGGCTLVALIVFWYALPLRDRDLRNATY
- the xylB gene encoding xylulokinase, translating into MALVAGIDSSTQSCKVVICDADSGAVVRSASSPHPDGTEVDPRWWWSALQETITAAGGLDDVSAVSVGAQQHGMVCLDGAGAVVRNALLWNDTRSSAAADELVAELGAQEWAKRIGVVPVAAITVAKLRWLADHEPAHADATAAVCLPHDWLTWRLSGSTDIADLRTDRSDASGTGYYSSEAGTYQLDLLETAMRGRRPHVPTVLGPAQEAGRTSTGAVLGPGAGDNAGAALGLGAEPGDCVVSLGTSGVVSAVGDVAPHDPDGIVAGFADATGRQLPLVCTLNGAPVLAAVATMLGVDFDELDRLAMSAEPGAGGLTLVPYFEGERSPNLPSAAGAMHGMTTRNLNAANIARAAVEGLLSSMAYCIDRITEHGVDVNRIILVGGGARSGAVRHIASALLGAPVHVPTPAEYVALGAARQAAWTLAQDDSPPAWSLGITKTYTAAPTPHVLDQYRAAQPLTLGQ
- a CDS encoding MBL fold metallo-hydrolase, encoding MNYTWEQLADNVVRCRLPFLDVTVGVIWGRLGAALIDSGSTLTEARAIRADVEQMTGREVSHVVLTHHHFDHVLGSSAFDGAAVYCAPAAATSMTDHSERLRSEALQYGAKPREVDEAVGALRRPQHEVESDVIDLGDRVLSISHLGRGHTDHDLVAVVEGAERRVVFCGDLIEESDDPAIDGGSDTAAWPGTLERLLEAGGQHAVYIPGHGATVDAGFVRCQQRWLANRVTKSDPRL
- a CDS encoding DUF6400 family protein, which encodes MRADLEFAYDLTLDEARRRATVLEAIGDEWDPVAVMTEEQRAEEMLYSDLDDEQQRIYDDLVRAGVLPDRKVIHAAD
- a CDS encoding LysR family transcriptional regulator, whose amino-acid sequence is MDTRRLQLLLSLSRLGSMRAVADAHHLTTSTVSQQIAALARETGAQLIEPDGRRVRLTPAGLRLADHAVTILAAIDSARLDLDPDAEPSGTVRVGGFATGIRVSLLPIVADLAAQYPDVNLVISEYEPIEAFALLTDDDLDLALTYDYNLAPASPNQVLQTEALWSITWGLAVPSTYPDGPADIAAFADQTWIVNSRNTADETAVRTLASLAGFAPRIAHEIDSLDLVEDLIVAGFGVGLLPMGRPTSRGVKVLPLPTPEAVLTAYAVTRRGRADWPPLRAVLDRMRPPPGQALPRPRWPRPEAGG
- a CDS encoding EamA family transporter, with amino-acid sequence MTTNQARTGAFMALGSMLCVQLGLAIAVTLIDDIGVEGAAWLRLAWAGILLLLIVRPKRSAFTRSSFLMCVVLGVVTAAITLLFMAALDRIPLGTASAIEFLGPLCVAVAHGKGRHRFVWPGLAAVGVVLLTQPWAGVIDPVGVLFALSAAVCWATYILLTQRVGDQVAGISGLAVSMPVAGLVATATVGPAVFERMTLEILLIGIGLAILLPVVPFALELLALRRLTTAAFGTLMALEPAFAMIVGLIVLHQMPGIAGAVGITVVVAAGIGAARSGARTPSPVPAEVNS
- a CDS encoding ABC transporter permease; translation: MTVAAIQSATSPKPAKTVKGNPRWGDLLLRVVAGLVLLYLFLPIFVIILFSFNKPAGKFNYTWQGFTLENWADPFKFPPLTEALILSLEVAAISTAVALVLGTLVAIALVRQRWRGQKAVDTFLILPLTAPEVVMGAALLTLFLDFGWAAGYTTILIAHIAFEVSFIAMTVRARVRGFDWTLEDASMDLGASPLRTFFKVTLPLIIPGIVAAAMLSFALSLDDFIITYFVSGSTVTYPLYVNAAVKAAVPPQINVLATAILVISLILLAAGTLLRRKRFEG
- a CDS encoding RNA-guided endonuclease InsQ/TnpB family protein, coding for MSRFRLVPTPEQEQELLAHCRDARYVWNLAVEQQRHWQPGRKAPGYLEQAAQLTEARAEYSWLRAGSQTAQQQALRDFTQAMKYFFNGTHRRPTWRKAGVHEGFRQVGLRPHHVEKLNRRFGRVWIPKVGWVRFRLSRPVPVGVKSYRVTRDRAGRWHIAFAHIPDPVAGPRDGSVVGIDRGVAVSAALSTGELLRAPNLTSGEAKRLKVLQRRLARAKPCSNRRGKTKRAIAKLRARERDRRKDWVEKTTTDLARCFDVIRIEALDVRAMTRSARGTVEQPGARVAQKRGLNRAISQNGWGLLATRLQHKAFGRVEQILAAYTSQRCSECGHVAPENRKSQAVFECQACNAGQCNADVNAARNIAAGRAVTARGDLARRRSANREPQLATPAA